A window from Schistosoma haematobium chromosome 3, whole genome shotgun sequence encodes these proteins:
- a CDS encoding hypothetical protein (EggNog:ENOG410VAXU~COG:P), which produces MAKVASSVLRFCDTFLFDCDGVIWNSNVLIPSAQALIQYLFDRKKNVFLITNNSRRSVKEYVSKCNGLGLPVSERNIICTARVAACFLREKISDGEVYVVGESGISTELNESGVSHFGIGPDFPADSSNPLHGVELRPNVKAVVVGFDSHFNYRKLMRGTAYINNGAYFYATNEDAQLPGGNIVFPGTGSIVSAFKVASGKEPVVFGKPHKPMFDLLCQYCELDPSKTVMVGDNLYTDIAFGNKFGLHTVCVLTGVTNQALIDKVNCSPEDELFRPKYVLQSVTDILNILKE; this is translated from the exons ATGGCCAAGGTCGCTTCTTCAGTTCTGCGCTTCTGTGATACTTTCCTTTTTGACTGTGATG GTGTTATCTGGAATTCTAACGTCCTTATTCCATCGGCTCAAGCACTTATACAATATTTGTTCGACCGCAAAaagaatgtttttttaattacGAATAATAGCAGAAGATCTGTAAAAGAATACGTCTCCAAATGTAATGGCTTGGGACTCCCAGTATCGGAA AGAAATATAATATGTACGGCTCGTGTTGCTGCTTGTTTTCTTCGAGAAAAAATATCAGACGGGGAGGTGTATGTGGTTGGTGAAAGCGGAATCAGCACTGAATTAAATGAATCTGGAGTATCTCACTTTGGAATCGGA CCTGACTTCCCAGCCGACTCGTCTAATCCTCTTCATGGAGTAGAATTAAGACCAAAC GTGAAAGCCGTTGTTGTAGGCTTTGATAGTCACTTTAATTACAGGAAACTGATGCGAGGAACTGCCTACATAAATAATGGGGCTTATTTCTACGCTACGAACGAAGATGCACAACTACCGGGTGGCAATATTGTCTTCCCAG GTACTGGATCTATCGTATCAGCTTTCAAAGTTGCTTCAGGAAAGGAGCCTGTTGTATTTGGAAAACCACATAAACCTATGTTTGATCTACTCTGCCAATATTGCGAATTGGACCCTTCAAAAACTGTGATGGTTGGAGATAA CTTATATACTGATATCGCATTTGGGAATAAATTTGGTTTGCATACAGTATGCGTCCTGACGGGTGTCACTAATCAAGCGTTAATTGATAAAGTAAACTGTTCACCAGAAGATGAACTTTTTCGACCAAAATATGTTTTGCAATCCGTTAcagatattttaaatattttaaaagaataa
- a CDS encoding hypothetical protein (EggNog:ENOG410VAXU~COG:P), whose translation MRGTAYINNGAYFYATNEDAQLPGGNIVFPGTGSIVSAFKVASGKEPVVFGKPHKPMFDLLCQYCELDPSKTVMVGDNLYTDIAFGNKFGLHTVCVLTGVTNQALIDKVNCSPEDELFRPKYVLQSVTDILNILKE comes from the exons ATGCGAGGAACTGCCTACATAAATAATGGGGCTTATTTCTACGCTACGAACGAAGATGCACAACTACCGGGTGGCAATATTGTCTTCCCAG GTACTGGATCTATCGTATCAGCTTTCAAAGTTGCTTCAGGAAAGGAGCCTGTTGTATTTGGAAAACCACATAAACCTATGTTTGATCTACTCTGCCAATATTGCGAATTGGACCCTTCAAAAACTGTGATGGTTGGAGATAA CTTATATACTGATATCGCATTTGGGAATAAATTTGGTTTGCATACAGTATGCGTCCTGACGGGTGTCACTAATCAAGCGTTAATTGATAAAGTAAACTGTTCACCAGAAGATGAACTTTTTCGACCAAAATATGTTTTGCAATCCGTTAcagatattttaaatattttaaaagaataa